In one window of Kitasatospora sp. MMS16-BH015 DNA:
- the sufC gene encoding Fe-S cluster assembly ATPase SufC: protein MATLEIRNLHVSVEAEGGAREILKGVDLTIKQGETHAIMGPNGSGKSTLAYTLAGHPKYTVTGGEVLLDGEDVLAMSVDERARAGVFLAMQYPVEVPGVSVSNFLRTAATAVRGEAPKLRLWVKEVKEAMAALQMDPAFAERNVNEGFSGGEKKRHEILQLELLKPKIAILDETDSGLDVDALRQVSEGINRVHASGEVGTLLVTHYTRILRYVKPDYVHVFSAGRIVESGGAELADKLENEGYEAYVKGGAAE, encoded by the coding sequence ATGGCCACCCTTGAAATCCGCAACCTGCACGTCTCCGTCGAGGCCGAGGGCGGTGCCCGCGAGATCCTGAAGGGCGTCGACCTGACGATCAAGCAGGGCGAGACGCACGCCATCATGGGCCCCAACGGCTCCGGCAAGTCCACCCTGGCCTACACCCTGGCCGGCCACCCCAAGTACACCGTCACCGGCGGCGAGGTGCTCCTCGACGGCGAGGACGTGCTGGCCATGTCCGTGGACGAGCGTGCCCGCGCCGGTGTCTTCCTGGCCATGCAGTACCCGGTCGAGGTGCCCGGCGTCTCGGTCTCCAACTTCCTCCGTACCGCCGCCACCGCCGTCCGCGGCGAGGCCCCCAAGCTGCGGCTCTGGGTCAAGGAGGTCAAGGAGGCCATGGCCGCCCTGCAGATGGACCCGGCCTTCGCCGAGCGCAACGTCAACGAGGGCTTCTCCGGCGGCGAGAAGAAGCGCCACGAGATCCTCCAGCTCGAGCTGCTCAAGCCGAAGATCGCGATCCTGGACGAGACCGACTCCGGCCTGGACGTCGACGCGCTGCGCCAGGTCTCCGAGGGCATCAACCGCGTCCACGCCTCCGGCGAGGTCGGCACCCTGCTGGTCACCCACTACACCCGCATCCTGCGCTACGTGAAGCCGGACTACGTCCACGTCTTCTCGGCCGGCCGGATCGTCGAGTCCGGTGGCGCCGAGCTGGCCGACAAGCTGGAGAACGAGGGCTACGAGGCTTATGTGAAGGGCGGCGCTGCGGAGTGA
- a CDS encoding cysteine desulfurase, translated as MAAAQEFGDSVRKDFPILQRVLHEEKPLVYLDNAATSQKPQSVLDAVTGYYERHNANVHRGVHVLAEEATALYEGARDKVAAFVNAPSRDEVIFTKNASESLNLVANMLGWAEEPYRVDADSEIVITEMEHHSNIVPWQLLAQRTGAKLKWFGLTEDGRLDLSNIDELITEKTKIVSFTLVSNLLGTVNPVEAIVRRAQAVGALVLIDASQAAPHMVLDVQALEADFVAFTGHKMLGPTGIGVLWGRQELLEDLPPFLGGGEMIETVTMGASTYAPAPHKFEAGTPPIAQAVGLGAAIDYLSNIGMERIAEHEHTITEYAVARLQEVPGLRIIGPRTAVDRGAAISFVLGDIHPHDVGQVLDEQGIAVRVGHHCARPVCLRYGIPATTRASFYLYSTPADVDALIDGLHHVRNFFG; from the coding sequence CTGGCCGCCGCCCAGGAGTTCGGGGACTCGGTCCGCAAGGACTTCCCGATCCTGCAGCGCGTGCTGCACGAGGAGAAGCCGCTGGTCTACCTGGACAACGCGGCCACCTCGCAGAAGCCGCAGTCCGTGCTCGACGCGGTCACCGGCTACTACGAGCGGCACAACGCCAACGTGCACCGCGGCGTGCACGTGCTCGCCGAGGAGGCGACCGCCCTCTACGAGGGTGCCCGGGACAAGGTGGCGGCGTTCGTCAACGCCCCCTCCCGGGACGAGGTGATCTTCACCAAGAACGCCTCGGAGTCGCTCAACCTCGTTGCGAACATGCTGGGTTGGGCCGAGGAGCCCTACCGGGTGGACGCCGACTCGGAGATCGTGATCACCGAGATGGAGCACCACTCCAACATCGTGCCGTGGCAGCTGCTCGCGCAGCGCACCGGCGCGAAGCTGAAGTGGTTCGGGCTGACCGAGGACGGCCGGCTCGACCTCTCGAACATCGACGAGCTGATCACCGAGAAGACGAAGATCGTCTCCTTCACCCTCGTCTCCAACCTGCTCGGCACCGTCAACCCGGTCGAGGCGATCGTCCGCCGCGCCCAGGCCGTCGGCGCGCTCGTCCTCATCGACGCCTCGCAGGCCGCCCCGCACATGGTGCTGGACGTGCAGGCGCTGGAGGCCGACTTCGTCGCCTTCACCGGCCACAAGATGCTCGGCCCGACCGGCATCGGCGTGCTCTGGGGCCGCCAGGAGCTCCTGGAGGACCTGCCGCCGTTCCTCGGTGGCGGCGAGATGATCGAGACCGTCACCATGGGCGCCTCGACCTACGCCCCGGCCCCGCACAAGTTCGAGGCCGGCACCCCGCCGATCGCCCAGGCGGTCGGGCTCGGTGCGGCCATCGACTACCTGTCGAACATCGGCATGGAGCGGATCGCCGAGCACGAGCACACCATCACCGAGTACGCGGTGGCCCGCCTCCAGGAGGTGCCCGGCCTGCGGATCATCGGTCCGCGCACGGCCGTGGACCGCGGTGCGGCGATCTCCTTCGTACTGGGCGACATCCACCCGCACGACGTGGGTCAGGTGCTCGACGAGCAGGGCATCGCCGTCCGGGTCGGCCACCACTGCGCGCGGCCGGTCTGCCTGCGGTACGGCATCCCCGCCACCACCCGGGCCTCGTTCTACCTGTACTCGACGCCCGCGGACGTCGACGCACTGATCGACGGTCTGCACCACGTCCGGAACTTCTTCGGCTGA
- the sufU gene encoding Fe-S cluster assembly sulfur transfer protein SufU, translated as MKLDSMYQDIILDHYRNPHGKGLRDGDVEVHHVNPTCGDEITLRVRLDGAVVADVSYDSQGCSISQASASVLNDLVVGKPVGEAQAVQEAFLELMQSKGTLEGDEEVLEDAIAFAGVSKFPARVKCALLSWMAWKDATAQALAQQPAIND; from the coding sequence ATGAAGCTCGACTCGATGTACCAGGACATCATCCTGGACCACTACCGCAACCCGCACGGCAAGGGCCTGCGGGACGGTGACGTCGAGGTGCACCACGTCAACCCGACCTGCGGCGACGAGATCACCCTGCGGGTGCGGCTCGACGGCGCGGTGGTGGCGGACGTCTCGTACGACTCGCAGGGCTGCTCGATCAGCCAGGCCAGCGCCTCCGTGCTCAACGACCTGGTGGTCGGCAAGCCCGTGGGCGAGGCCCAGGCCGTCCAGGAGGCCTTCCTGGAGCTCATGCAGAGCAAGGGCACCTTGGAGGGCGACGAGGAGGTCCTGGAGGACGCGATCGCGTTCGCCGGGGTCTCCAAGTTCCCCGCCCGGGTGAAGTGCGCCCTGCTGAGCTGGATGGCCTGGAAGGACGCCACCGCCCAGGCGCTCGCCCAGCAGCCCGCCATCAACGACTGA
- a CDS encoding metal-sulfur cluster assembly factor, which yields MSDTETPAEATPDTAAAEGPTVIVGTTAGTVSVEDLTEALMDVVDPELGIDVVNLGLIYGIHIDESDVATIDMTLTSAACPLTDVIEDQAKTATEGLVQDLRINWVWMPPWGPDKITDDGRDQLRALGFNV from the coding sequence ATGAGCGACACCGAGACGCCCGCCGAGGCGACTCCCGACACGGCCGCCGCCGAGGGCCCGACGGTCATCGTCGGCACCACGGCCGGCACCGTCTCCGTCGAGGACCTGACCGAGGCCCTGATGGACGTCGTCGACCCCGAGCTGGGCATCGACGTCGTCAACCTGGGCCTGATCTACGGCATCCACATCGACGAGTCCGACGTGGCCACCATCGACATGACCCTCACCTCGGCCGCCTGCCCGCTGACGGACGTCATCGAGGACCAGGCCAAGACTGCCACCGAGGGCCTCGTCCAGGACCTCCGCATCAACTGGGTCTGGATGCCCCCGTGGGGCCCCGACAAGATCACCGACGACGGCCGCGACCAGCTCCGCGCCCTCGGCTTCAACGTCTGA